In one window of Aphidius gifuensis isolate YNYX2018 linkage group LG4, ASM1490517v1, whole genome shotgun sequence DNA:
- the LOC122855229 gene encoding uncharacterized protein LOC122855229 isoform X1 has protein sequence MSTLAESRKFDYNYSGSILTEKDINDSFRYIRPNQFNNIVKEVERQRSKRDEEHLWTSVLQHQDLKFKKNTHEYGTVSNYDLMKLELKNLEENTHSFGSKTRRINKKYEEPFEIKEQAFTKRQLESLNSTKRSSSSNSSSETFIVTQDNNNFVDSPKNNSIGKSHISSVTLNDNFNYQKNKNYCNSSPELNLQYEKVTKDRKIYEISLHPNVIKKVLIIQTKISELLNEISYRLGRIPRPDGESDLRRRQQRLAEFGIRFSRNYLYVLGRQVIDIQQHIKAAELTSKEKIKKNNFILHVQAIESKILSSHQLLMYALDAYAKHISSSGIKGHPGKLGDILQVLVQLKEICNKINLSFEFLETENLDIYPLGDNIQTRCYEILSKVNSTSEINSPSAISYGAHSTHGFPGVSDKRKIDNHKIPNRLSMYNSVSNKKSYRDPKNRRHVTVGIHPKDRAQRTLSMPINNPPPTPDQSYQNSLIRKSQKIRKSRINGLLHEDKISTTMGLIPKFSETIISSERLSRKLPSTAPSEIKIKKKPKCCYKKSKLSLQSDETVLHDKKSKIKQEDLSNFIPVIADFMALLPKNKNNNETEFWASFEEHQEQCKKPKIKMTNSNDNAKLICVNYEEEKTDDKNEDETKLIVDEKVAERILNYREKFYQFCLTNSMYTSKTSNEPSEVVAWVSEKLKEELLVDLTKKLEMNEVIRRLFDLEFQEF, from the exons atgtcaacgCTTGCTGAGAGTCGAAAGTTTGATTACAATTATTCTGGATCTATTCTCACTGAAAAAGACATCAATGATTCTTTCAGg TACATACGAccaaatcaatttaataatattgtcaaaGAAGTTGAACGACAAAGATCAAAAAGAGATGAAGAACATTTATGGACATCAGTTCTTCAACAtcaagatttaaaatttaaaaaaaatacacatgaaTATGGTACAGTATCAAATTATGATTTGATGAAACttgagttaaaaaatttagaagaaaATACACATTCATTTGGATCAAAAACaagaagaataaataaaaaatatgaagaaccatttgaaataaaagaacAGGCATTTACAAAAAGACAACTTGaatcattaaattcaacaaaaagatcttcatcatcaaattcaaGTTCAGAAACATTTATTGTAActcaagataataataattttgttgattcacCAAAGAATAATTCAATTGGAAAATCTCATATATCATCAGTtacattaaatgataattttaattatcaaaaaaataaaaattattgtaattcaAGTCcagaattaaatttacaatatgaaaaagttaccaaagatagaaaaatttatgaaatttctcTACACccaaatgttataaaaaaagtattaattattcaaacaaaaatatcagaACTTCTCAATGAAATATCATATAGACTTGGTAGAATTCCAAGACCAGATGGTGAAAGTGATTTACGACGTCGTCAACAACGTCTTGCTGAATTTGGAATaagattttcaagaaattatCTTTATGTTCTTGGACGACAAGTTATTGATATACAACAACATATTAAAGCAGCTGAATTaacatcaaaagaaaaaattaaaaaaaataattttattcttcatGTACAAGCAAttgaatcaaaaattttatcatcacatCAATTATTGATGTATGCTCTTGATGCTTATGCTAAGCATATATCTTCATCAGGAATAAAAGGACATCCTGGTAAACTTGGTGATATTTTACAAGTTCTTGTTCAGCTCAAagaaatttgtaataaaattaatttgtcttttgaatttttggaaactgaaaatttagatatttatccattg ggTGATAATATTCAAACACGttgttatgaaattttatcaaaagttaatTCAACATCTGAAATAAATTCACCATCAGCTATTAGTTATGGTGCTCATTCAACTCATGGTTTTCCTGGTGTATCAGATAAACGTAAAATAGATAATCATAAAATACCAAATCGTTTGAGCATGTATAATTctgtttcaaataaaaaatcatacagGGATCCAAAAAACAGAAGGcatg ttacaGTTGGAATACATCCAAAAGATAGAGCACAGAGAACTCTGAGTATGCCAATTAATAATCCTCCACCAACACCAGATCAGAGTTATCAAAATTCTTTGATTCGTAAATCTCAAAAAATACGTAAATCAAGAATAAATGGTTTACTTCATGAAGATAAAATCAGCACGACAATGGGCCTCATACCAAAATTTTCCGAAACA ATAATTAGTAGTGAAAGATTATCAAGAAAGCTACCATCAACAGCACCaagtgaaattaaaattaaaaagaaaccAAAATGTTGCTATAagaaatcaaaattatcattgcAATCAGATGAAACAGTattacatgataaaaaaagtaaaataaaacaagaagatttatcaaattttattcctGTGATTGCTGATTTTATGGCTTTATTACCAAAAAAT aaaaataataatgagacTGAATTTTGGGCTTCTTTTGAAGAGCACCAAGAACAATGTAAGaaaccaaaaattaaaatgactaattcaaatgataatgCAAAGTTGATTTGTGTTAATTATGAAGAAGAAAAGactgatgataaaaatgaagatgagactaaattaattgttgatgaaaaagttGCTGAACGGATATTAAATTATCGAgagaaattttatcaattttgtcTGACGAATTCAATGTATACTAGCAAAACTTCTAATGAACCATCGGAAGTTGTAGCATg GGTTTCAGAAAAACTCAAGGAAGAACTTCTTgttgatttaacaaaaaaacttgaaatgaATGAAGTTATTCGTCGATTATTTGATCTTGAATTTCAAGAATTCTAA
- the LOC122855231 gene encoding troponin C: MEEDEQKLAVMRKAFQMFDTTKSGFIDTIKISILLNTMGQLFDDSELNALIEENDPDHVGKVNFDVFCRIAGRFLEEEDAEAMQEELKEAFRMYDREGNGYITTATLKEILAALDDKLTSSDLDGIIAEIDTDGSGTVDFDEFMEMMTGE, encoded by the exons ATG gAAGAAGATGAACAAAAATTGGCAGTTATGCGAAAAGCATTTCAAATGTTTGATACAACAAAAAGTGGCTTTattgatacaataaaaatatcaatacttCTTAATACAATGGgtcaattatttgatgattctGAATTGAATGcattaattgaagaaaatgatCCAGATCATGTTGGAAAAGTTAATTTCGATGTGTTTTGTAGAATTGCTGGAAGATTtttagaagaagaagatgcTGAAGCTATGCAAGAAGAATTAAAAGAAGCATTTCGTATGTATGATAGAGAAGGAAATGGATATATAACAACAGCTACACTCAAAGAAATTCTTGctg CTTTGGATGACAAATTAACGAGTTCAGATTTAGATGGTATTATTGCAGAAATTGATACTGATGGTTCTGGCACTGTTGAttttgatg aattTATGGAAATGATGACGggagaataa
- the LOC122853961 gene encoding speckle-type POZ protein-like: MAVLLADCIRLVDSCQMVTDIMKTYVFTYEWTIQNFKRLWNKTIESPSFSSHNADFADEWILKYYPSGDVQFDNRTYMSVDLQLKSFNNTSQLQTKCTISIGRENKITMKYNFRTLSEKITWDKYISSSDIFDSRNGYVQNNELKIRCTITMSKKRTNNSNVIPSFDAKQQLCVDLEKLLLSEKSADVTIQVGQKSFRAIKGILAVRSPVFAAMFDHEQFKENEKNEVVIEDIDEDVFEEFLHCIYTGESPNVDKMPMELLAVADRYQVDCLKNICEEIICGTIDFDNISSILVCSDRYNLKKLNQKCSEFMKKNLQAVLSNETFQVYKKKYPEVFVGVLEQLLKS; encoded by the coding sequence ATGGCAGTTCTACTTGCTGATTGCATTAGACTTGTAGACTCGTGCCAAATGGTTACTGATATTATGAAAACTTATGTATTTACATATGAATGGACAATTCAAAACTTCAAGCGATTGTggaataaaacaattgaatcaCCAAGTTTTTCGTCTCATAATGCTGATTTTGCTGATGAAtggattttaaaatattatccaaGTGGAGATGTTCAATTTGATAATCGCACTTATATGTCGGTAGATCTACAACTCAAATCGTTCAACAATACTTCACAATTACAAACAAAATGTACAATATCAATTGgtcgtgaaaataaaataactatgaaatataatttccgtacattatcagaaaaaattacatgggataaatatatttcaagttcAGACATATTCGATTCAAGAAATGGATATGTACAAAATAATGAACTTAAAATTCGTTGTACAATAACGATGTCTAAAAAACGAACAAATAATTCTAATGTAATTCCATCATTTGATGCAAAACAACAACTGTGTGTCGACTTGGAAAAACTTTTGTTAAGTGAAAAATCAGCTGATGTTACAATTCAAGTGGGTCAAAAATCATTTCGTGCAATTAAAGGAATTCTTGCAGTACGTAGTCCAGTTTTTGCTGCAATGTTTGATCATGAACaattcaaagaaaatgaaaaaaatgaagttgtcattgaagatattgatgaagatgtttttgaagaatttttacatTGCATTTATACTGGTGAATCACCAAATGTTGACAAAATGCCAATGGAACTACTTGCTGTTGCTGACAGATATCAGGTGGattgtcttaaaaatatttgtgaagaaataatatgtggaacgatagattttgataatatttcaagtatacTTGTTTGTTCTGATAGATATAATCTCAAAAAACTGAATCAAAAATGTTcagaatttatgaaaaaaaatttacaagctgTTTTGTCAAATGAAACATTtcaagtttacaaaaaaaaatatcctgaaGTTTTTGTAGGTGTTCTTGAGCAGTTgcttaaatcataa
- the LOC122855230 gene encoding P3 protein-like has product MIRKILFGFFLICLVNGQEWSLKLNRTEIKIKIDDTKEATFNISFPKIIPEKWKLIANTSDEDLVSIEVPEFKNITKENIVWNERIKIKGLNLGKTKITLNVITNEGISASSETLLVTIIRPERLIDTIFVISVATLVSILYINFGCAIDWQIICETMKKPIGPLIGGVCQFIIMPLIAFGIGQILFPNNPEMQIGIFFTGISPSGGASNMWTLLLGGNLNLSIAMTALSTLAAFVTIPLWVFTLGKYILEKGKLRVPYRNISTMAIGLIIPLGIGFLIQKKYPKLCKTMVRITKTFSSILILFIVIFAIITNFYLFKLFSWRIVLAGMGLPWLGFMCGLIAMTLFKQPVTDIKAIAIETGIQNTGIAIFLLKFSMSQPEADLTTVIPVSVAVMTPLPLLIGWIIKIVVDKKKKKLNGSSEIFETDHVPVTINSKEKSLQN; this is encoded by the exons atGATTAGAAAAATCTTGTTTGGATTTTTCCTCATCTGCCTGGTAAATGGCCAAGAGTGGTCCTTAAAACTAAATCgaacagaaataaaaattaaaattgatgacaCAAAAGAGGcaacatttaatatttcatttccaAAAATTATTCCAGAAAAATGGAAATTAATTGCAAATACATCTGATGAAGATTTAGTATCAATTGAAGTaccagaatttaaaaatattacaaaagaaaatattgtttgGAATGAaaggataaaaattaaagGCCTTAATTtaggaaaaacaaaaattactctCAATGTAATTACAAAtgag GGAATCTCAGCATCTTCTGAGACTTTGCTGGTGACAATAATACGTCCAGAAAGATTAATTGATACAATATTTGTCATAAGTGTTGCAACACTTGTTTCAAtactttatattaattttggcTGTGCCATAGATTGGCAAATAATATgtgaaacaatgaaaaaaccaaTTGGTCCACTAATTGGTGGTGTGTgccaatttataataatgccACTT attgcATTTGGTATTggtcaaattttatttcccAATAATCCAGAAATGCAAATTGGAATATTTTTCACTGGTATCAGTCCAAGTGGTGGTGCATCCAACATGTGGACATTATTACTTGGTGGTAATTTAAATCTTTCAATAGCAATGACAGCTTTATCTACGCTTGCAGCTTttg ttacAATTCCATTGTGGGTTTTTACATtgggtaaatatattttagaaaaaggAAAACTTCGTGTACCTTATAGAAATATTAGTACAATGGCAATTGGTCTTATTATTCCACTTGgaattggttttttaatacaaaaaaaatatccaaaattATGTAAAACAATGGTGCgaataacaaaaacattttcatcaatattaattctttttattgttatatttgcaattattacaaatttttatttattcaagttattttCTTGGAGG ATTGTTTTAGCAGGAATGGGTCTTCCTTGGCTTGGTTTTATGTGTGGTTTAATTGCCATGACTTTATTTAAACAACCAGTTACAGATATCAAAGCAATTGCCATTGAAACTGGAATTCAAAATACTGgaattgctatttttttacttaaatttaGTATGTCTCAACCAGAAGCAGATCTTACtactg ttatTCCTGTGTCTGTTGCTGTGATGACTCCATTACCACTATTAATTGGATGGATCATAAAAAtagttgttgataaaaaaaaaaaaaaactcaatggATCGTCTGAAATATTCGAAACTGATCATGTACCAGTTACCATTAACAGCAAAGAAAAATCTTTACAAAACTAg
- the LOC122855228 gene encoding uncharacterized protein LOC122855228, with translation MGRICIVRGCREPRANSKITLFAVPKDPILFDAWKSNLLEVKKPFSASSYVCEKHFHPSDLITHYIQKLPTHIWSYPYGKKRLKPNAVPSSSNICVTSGNNNLSHKEPIKSNVDVPNKTKVDVPIKKNVNVPIKRKVNVPTKTNVDVPIKTNTDVPIKTKVDVPTATNDDVPMKTINDVLIEENINVSNETNDVDIGSNSDSSIESSSANTVHVSAQTVNNKDQDNKQHNNCEAPFTFDTLLMDLNNLKYPGSCNWTYILTPDKEKVVFLSMSDDNVLRRVEIYDDLSSRILLEFILVHDDYLHHEFKSTNEVVDYLITIYNWNLCATLINSKRIISNTVCGGIASCKKQNIGRPALRCTNCNEYRKSQKWQKPPPTYTVVKKVLEKRSCNRR, from the exons ATGGGGAGAATTTGTATCGTTCGTGGTTGCCGTGAACCAAGAGCAAATAGTAAAATTACTCTCTTTGCTGTACCAAAG gATCCAATACTTTTTGATGCTTGGAAATCAAATCTTTTAGAAGTAAAAAAACCTTTCAGTGCATCAAGCTATGTCTGTGAAAAACATTTCCATCCAAGTGATTTGATAACACATTATATACAGAAACTACCAACACACATTTGGTCATATCCTTATGGAAAAAAACGGTTGAAACCTAACGCTGTTCCATCATCTTCAAATATTTGTGTGACTtctggtaataataatttatcacataAGGAGCCAATAAAAAGTAATGTTGATGtaccaaataaaacaaaggTTGATgtaccaattaaaaaaaacgttaATGTACCAATTAAGAGAAAGGTTAATGTACCAACTAAAACAAATGTTGATGTACCAATTAAGACAAACACTGATGTACCAATTAAGACAAAGGTTGATGTACCAACTGCGACAAATGATGATGTACCAATGAAAACTATCAATGATGTTTTAATTGaggaaaatattaatgtatcaAATGAAACTAATGATGTTGATATTGGATCAAACTCTGattcatcaattgaatcatcatCTGCAAATACAGTACATGTGTCAGCTCaaactgtaaataataaagacCAGGATAATAAACAACACAACAACTGTGAAGCACCATTTACTTTTGACACTCTACTTatggatttaaataatttaaaatatcctGGAAGTTGCAACTGGACTTATATTTTAACACCTGATAAGGaaaaagtagtttttttatcaatgtcaGATGATAATGTGTTACGAAGAGTTGAAATATATGATGATTTAAGTTCTCGAATTTTACTAGAATTTATTCTAGTACATGATGATTATTTGCATCATGAATTTAAAAGTACAAATGaagttgttgattatttaataacaatttataattggaACCTATGTGCCACtttaataaattctaaaag aattatttCTAATACTGTTTGTGGAGGTATTGCTTCATGTAAAAAACAGAATATTGGTCGACCAGCTTTGAGATGTACGAATTGCAATGAATATAGAAAATCTCAAAAGTGGCAAAAACCTCCACCAACTTATACAGTAGTAAAAAAAGTCTTAGAAAAAAGATCTTGTAACAGAAGGTGA
- the LOC122855229 gene encoding uncharacterized protein LOC122855229 isoform X2, translating to MSTLAESRKFDYNYSGSILTEKDINDSFRYIRPNQFNNIVKEVERQRSKRDEEHLWTSVLQHQDLKFKKNTHEYGTVSNYDLMKLELKNLEENTHSFGSKTRRINKKYEEPFEIKEQAFTKRQLESLNSTKRSSSSNSSSETFIVTQDNNNFVDSPKNNSIGKSHISSVTLNDNFNYQKNKNYCNSSPELNLQYEKVTKDRKIYEISLHPNVIKKVLIIQTKISELLNEISYRLGRIPRPDGESDLRRRQQRLAEFGIRFSRNYLYVLGRQVIDIQQHIKAAELTSKEKIKKNNFILHVQAIESKILSSHQLLMYALDAYAKHISSSGIKGHPDIYPLGDNIQTRCYEILSKVNSTSEINSPSAISYGAHSTHGFPGVSDKRKIDNHKIPNRLSMYNSVSNKKSYRDPKNRRHVTVGIHPKDRAQRTLSMPINNPPPTPDQSYQNSLIRKSQKIRKSRINGLLHEDKISTTMGLIPKFSETIISSERLSRKLPSTAPSEIKIKKKPKCCYKKSKLSLQSDETVLHDKKSKIKQEDLSNFIPVIADFMALLPKNKNNNETEFWASFEEHQEQCKKPKIKMTNSNDNAKLICVNYEEEKTDDKNEDETKLIVDEKVAERILNYREKFYQFCLTNSMYTSKTSNEPSEVVAWVSEKLKEELLVDLTKKLEMNEVIRRLFDLEFQEF from the exons atgtcaacgCTTGCTGAGAGTCGAAAGTTTGATTACAATTATTCTGGATCTATTCTCACTGAAAAAGACATCAATGATTCTTTCAGg TACATACGAccaaatcaatttaataatattgtcaaaGAAGTTGAACGACAAAGATCAAAAAGAGATGAAGAACATTTATGGACATCAGTTCTTCAACAtcaagatttaaaatttaaaaaaaatacacatgaaTATGGTACAGTATCAAATTATGATTTGATGAAACttgagttaaaaaatttagaagaaaATACACATTCATTTGGATCAAAAACaagaagaataaataaaaaatatgaagaaccatttgaaataaaagaacAGGCATTTACAAAAAGACAACTTGaatcattaaattcaacaaaaagatcttcatcatcaaattcaaGTTCAGAAACATTTATTGTAActcaagataataataattttgttgattcacCAAAGAATAATTCAATTGGAAAATCTCATATATCATCAGTtacattaaatgataattttaattatcaaaaaaataaaaattattgtaattcaAGTCcagaattaaatttacaatatgaaaaagttaccaaagatagaaaaatttatgaaatttctcTACACccaaatgttataaaaaaagtattaattattcaaacaaaaatatcagaACTTCTCAATGAAATATCATATAGACTTGGTAGAATTCCAAGACCAGATGGTGAAAGTGATTTACGACGTCGTCAACAACGTCTTGCTGAATTTGGAATaagattttcaagaaattatCTTTATGTTCTTGGACGACAAGTTATTGATATACAACAACATATTAAAGCAGCTGAATTaacatcaaaagaaaaaattaaaaaaaataattttattcttcatGTACAAGCAAttgaatcaaaaattttatcatcacatCAATTATTGATGTATGCTCTTGATGCTTATGCTAAGCATATATCTTCATCAGGAATAAAAGGACATCCTG atatttatccattg ggTGATAATATTCAAACACGttgttatgaaattttatcaaaagttaatTCAACATCTGAAATAAATTCACCATCAGCTATTAGTTATGGTGCTCATTCAACTCATGGTTTTCCTGGTGTATCAGATAAACGTAAAATAGATAATCATAAAATACCAAATCGTTTGAGCATGTATAATTctgtttcaaataaaaaatcatacagGGATCCAAAAAACAGAAGGcatg ttacaGTTGGAATACATCCAAAAGATAGAGCACAGAGAACTCTGAGTATGCCAATTAATAATCCTCCACCAACACCAGATCAGAGTTATCAAAATTCTTTGATTCGTAAATCTCAAAAAATACGTAAATCAAGAATAAATGGTTTACTTCATGAAGATAAAATCAGCACGACAATGGGCCTCATACCAAAATTTTCCGAAACA ATAATTAGTAGTGAAAGATTATCAAGAAAGCTACCATCAACAGCACCaagtgaaattaaaattaaaaagaaaccAAAATGTTGCTATAagaaatcaaaattatcattgcAATCAGATGAAACAGTattacatgataaaaaaagtaaaataaaacaagaagatttatcaaattttattcctGTGATTGCTGATTTTATGGCTTTATTACCAAAAAAT aaaaataataatgagacTGAATTTTGGGCTTCTTTTGAAGAGCACCAAGAACAATGTAAGaaaccaaaaattaaaatgactaattcaaatgataatgCAAAGTTGATTTGTGTTAATTATGAAGAAGAAAAGactgatgataaaaatgaagatgagactaaattaattgttgatgaaaaagttGCTGAACGGATATTAAATTATCGAgagaaattttatcaattttgtcTGACGAATTCAATGTATACTAGCAAAACTTCTAATGAACCATCGGAAGTTGTAGCATg GGTTTCAGAAAAACTCAAGGAAGAACTTCTTgttgatttaacaaaaaaacttgaaatgaATGAAGTTATTCGTCGATTATTTGATCTTGAATTTCAAGAATTCTAA
- the LOC122853960 gene encoding speckle-type POZ protein-like yields the protein MSGVAGSTRDSIKFLMANQNYVTGEETCKFTYKWKVENFISQYTRGTIKSPTFSSNYSDVDDEWVLKINPNKATGSDGDYESDSQSSSSESDDSKSDNNNKYISVELQLQSFNVNAILMTKCRISFNHGNEKTKEYDFDQCPDEIIWNHYISKAKLFKSFNKYIRNDELRVYCTITITKKLTNNDDDDSSTFNTTPQLSEDWKKLLLNKKSSDVTIRVGNKSFRAIKGILGVRSPVFSAMFDNKQFKEDKRNEVVIDDIEEDVERLKNICEDIICEKINLDDVAGILVCSDRFNLEKLNKECLEFMKRNLRDVMANKTFQVYKKKYPEIFVGVLEELLLS from the exons ATGTCGGGAGTTGCTGGATCTACTCGAGATTCCATTAAGTTTTTAATGGCAAACCAAAACTATGTTACTGGTGAAGAAACttgtaaatttacatataaatgGAAAGTTGAAAACTTCATCAGTCAATATACCAGAGGAACAATTAAATCACCaactttttcatcaaattattctGATGTAGATGATGAAtgggttttaaaaataaatccaaacaaAGCAACTGGTTCAGATGGTGATTATGAATCTGATTCTCAAAGTTCTAGTTCTGAATCTGATGATTCTAAATCggacaataacaataaatatatatcggTGGAGCTACAACTTCAATCATTTAATGTTAATGCAATATTAATGACAAAATGTAGAATATCATTTAATCATGGAAATGAGAAAACTAAAGAATATGATTTTGATCAGTGTCCAGATGAAATTATATGGAATCATTATATTTCAAAGGCGAAGTtgtttaaatcatttaataaatatatacgaaATGATGAGCTTCGAGTTTATTGTACAATTACAATTACTAAAAAACtaacaaataatgatgatgatgatagttcAACATTCAATACAACACCACAACTGAGTGAAGACTGGAAAAaacttttgttaaataaaaaatcaagtgatGTTACTATTCGAGTGGGTAACAAATCATTTCGTGCCATCAAAGGAATTCTTGGAGTACGTAGTCCTGTTTTTTCTGCAATGtttgataataaacaattcaaGGAAGATAAAAGAAATGAAGTTGtcattgatgatattgaagaagat GTTGAACggcttaaaaatatttgtgaagaTATAATAtgcgaaaaaataaatcttgatgATGTTGCTGGTATACTTGTTTGTTCTGATAGATttaatcttgaaaaattaaataaagaatgtTTAGAATTTATGAAAAGAAATTTACGTGATGTTATGGCAAATAAAACATTtcaagtttacaaaaaaaaatatcctgaaATTTTTGTAGGTGTTCTTGAAGAGTTGCTTttgtcataa
- the LOC122853963 gene encoding speckle-type POZ protein-like — protein sequence MSGLAGPSHVTAVTGMECCEFTYEWKIKNFKQSYKKTCESPSFSSHYSDFHDKWIMKIYPNDMANYCGDICIVADLQLQSFNNTSQLQTKCKILIDNKHQITKEHDFSKFPETITCSKIIPTMKLLETINEYFRNDELKICCTIRMFKKLTNSSATSQLSEDWKKLLLNKKSSDITIKVGQKSFRAIKGILGVRSPVFAAIYQVDCLKNICEEIICGSTIDFDNISSILVCSDRYNLKKLNQKCLEFMKKNLRDVMANKTFQVYKKKYSEIFVGVLEELLLS from the exons ATGTCAGGACTTGCTGGACCTAGTCATGTTACTGCCGTTACTGGTATGGAATGTTGTGAATTTACGTAtgaatggaaaattaaaaacttcaaGCAAtcgtataaaaaaacatgtgaaTCACCAAGTTTTTCCTCTCATTATTCTGATTTTCACGATAAATggattatgaaaatatatccAAATGATATGGCCAATTACTGTGGTGATATTTGTATAGTGGCTGATCTACAGCTTCAATCATTCAATAATACTTCACAACTACAgacaaaatgtaaaatattaattgataataaacatCAAATAACTAAAGAACATGATTTCAGTAAATTTCCAGAAACAATTACCTGCAGTAAAATTATTCCAACAATGAAATTGTTAGAAACAATTAACGAATATTTCCGAAATGATGAacttaaaatttgttgtacaataagaatgtttaaaaaactaacaaaTAGTTCTGCAACATCACAACTGAGTGAAGACTGGAAAAaacttttgttaaataaaaaatcaagtgatATTACTATTAAAGTGGGTCAAAAATCATTTCGTGCAATCAAAGGAATTCTTGGAGTACGCAGTCCTGTTTTTGCTGCAAT ATATCAGGTGGattgtcttaaaaatatttgtgaagaaataatatgtggatcaACGAtagattttgataatatttcaagtatacTTGTTTGTTCTGATAGATATAATCTCAAAAAACTGAATCAAAAATGTTtggaatttatgaaaaaaaatttacgagaTGTTATGGCAAATAAAACATTtcaagtttacaaaaaaaaatattctgaaaTTTTTGTAGGTGTTCTTGAAGAGTTGCTTttgtcataa
- the LOC122853962 gene encoding protein maternal effect lethal 26-like: MSVFVGPIDVTGMECCEFTHEWTISNFSHRVKETNQSPIFSSHYGDFDDKWILEILSYKNCLGDTRIVADLQLQSFNNNTTSQLQTKCKILINDKYKITKEHNFSKFSEKITCSKIIPTIELLEKTNDELKICCTITMSKKQTNFFDIFSTRIATPQLSEDWKKLLLNEKSSDITIQVGQKSFRAIKGILGVRSPVFSAM, from the exons ATGTCAGTATTTGTTGGACCTATTGATGTTACTGGTATGGAATGTTGTGAATTTACGCATGAATGGACAATTTCAAACTTTAGTCATCGGGTCAAAGAAACAAATCAATCgccaattttttcatctcattaTGGTGATTTTGACGATAAATGGATTTTGGAAAtactttcatataaaaattgccTTGGTGATACACGTATAGTGGCTGATCTACAGCTTCaatcattcaataataatactacTTCACAACTCCaaacaaaatgtaaaatattaattaatgataaatataaaataactaaaGAACATAATTTCAGtaaattttcagaaaaaattacCTGCAGTAAAATTATTCCAACAATAGAATTGTTAGAAAAAACTAATGATGAacttaaaatttgttgtacaATAACAATGTCTAAAAAACAAACCAATTTTTTcgatatattttcaacaagaaTTGCAACACCACAACTGAGTGAAGACTGGAAAAAACttttgttaaatgaaaaatcaagtgATATTACTATTCAAGTGGGTCAAAAATCATTTCGTGCAATCAAAGGAATTCTTGGAGTACGCAGTCCTGTTTTTTCTGCAAT gTAA